The nucleotide sequence GCCCCGGCAGCAACATCCTCAACGGCGGCACGGGCAACGACACCCTGAACGGCGGCGTCACCTTCGACCTCCTCATCGGCGGCACCGGCGCCGACCGGCTCAGCGGTGGGGGCGGCGCCAGCGACGTCGCCAGCTACCTGGAGAGCGGCTCCGGCGTCGTGGTGGACATCGACAACGCCGCCGACGACGGGATCGGCGGGGAGGGCGACAACGTCCTCACGGACGTCGAGATCATCTACGGCAGCCCGTTCGGCGACACGCTCACCGGGGGCACGGCCAACGACATCCTGTCCGGCTTCGGGGGCAACGACCTCCTCGTGGGCGGCACGGGCAACGACACCCTCGTCGGCGGCGCCGGCGGCGACACGCACAGCGGAGGGGCCGGTAACGACACCCTCGACGCCGTGGACGGCGTGTTCGGAAACGACTCCCTCAACGGGGGCACCAACACCGACACCTGCACCGCCGACACGAGCGACACAAAGAGCGCCTGCGAGGCGTGACGTCCCGCGGCGGGGCCGGACCGCGCAGCCGCGGACCGGCCCCGGACCGCTGACCCGACACACGCTCCGGCAGTCGCTGGGGAGCGCCCGGACGAACACCCGGCCCCGGCGCCCGCGGCCTCGACCGGTCGTCCGGCTCCCACCGCGGGGGCCGTGACCTGCCCCTGTTCGCTTGTCCCGCTCTCCTGGGTGTCGCTCGGCGCGCAGTTCGGAACCCGCCGATCCGCCCCATTGACGTCAACGTGCACAATCTAGCCAGGACGCGCAACTGCCGACGGCTGAAACTCGTCCCTTGCTCCCGAGCCGACGAGGCTCGCGGAGACCTCGAACACCCAAGATGGGGGACGAATGACGAACCTGACGCCGAGGAAGAGCCGCCGTAGACCGGGCGCCGTCAAGGCAGCTGTGCTGGGCATGTGCGCGGCAGGAGCGCTGAGCCTCACCGGCTGCTCCGGTGACGGCGCTACGGCGGATGCCGCCGGCGACGCGAAGTCGACCGCGACGGCAACGAGCGGCACCGGCGACAAGACGGGGGCGCAGGCCGACACGACGGGCAAGAAGCCCGACGCTAAGGCTTCCACGGACGCGAGCAGCGGGGGCAAGACCACTGGGGACGCCGCGGTCACCTCCAAGCCACCGGCCGCCACGCAGACGGGCTCAGCGGGCACTGACGGCGAAGCCGACGACTGCGACCACAAGATGCCCATCTCCCCCGACGAGATCGCGGTCTACCGCTACACCCCGGAAGGGGGGTTCCTCAGCTTGATCGTCAAGCACGGCAACTGGGGATGCGGAACCCCCGACTCGGACGGCGCGCCGTTCGAGACGGTCGGCAAGGAGACGTTCATCCCGATGGATCAGGCCGCCGCCATCACCGTCACCAACCCCATCGTGGAGAGCACCGAGAACCAGCCCATCGGCGTCCAGGAGTTCCTCGACTGGCTCGAGGCCCACCCGAACTCCGGCCTGGTCTTCACCTACCACCTCGGCGGCGACGGCTCCATCGACCGCCTCGACGAGGTCTTCACCCCCTGACCGGGTTCGGTGCTGTCAGCAAGCGTGGTGCTGCGCTTTCCCCGCCCCGTCGCATGATCACAGGTGCTTACAGGTCCCGGACCCCACGGCTCGTCGCGGAGGCGAAGCCCAGCCAGGTGTGCCTGTTGCCCCACCAGCACCAGCCGACCTTGGGGGCGTTGCGGCGTTCTCCGCCGTCCCGCCCGGTGCCGTTGCTGATCCAGATCGCCGGGGTGCGGGCGTCCAGCGTGCCGTCTGTCTTGCGCAGCCGGGAGCCGATGGTCATGAAGCAGCGGTTGCGCTCAAGGACCGCCGGCTGCTGGAGCACCCAGTGGATGCCTTCGGTGAGCAGCAGCGGGGTGCGGTCCTCCTTGGTGAGGGCCGGCAGTGCCTCCTCCGGGCTCCAGTTGGCCATGTGGTCACCGCGGTCGAGGCCGGTGACGAGGTAGAGAGGGGCGTCAGGCTGCTCGATGGCGCAGGGCGTGAAGCGGTCGACGTCGGGCATGTCGGTGACGACGAATCCCGGCCTGCCGTC is from Streptomyces sp. NBC_01314 and encodes:
- a CDS encoding calcium-binding protein; protein product: MVVTAMAGSAVTLTGGPASAATGVFKSGTNVVVNAAAGRANNITVSLSGSNVVIQDTSDTLTAGVGCSVQGNGSVVCPVNLNNDTVVVNAGDGNDIITKTGNVRGDLKGESGNDVINGGPSPGSNILNGGTGNDTLNGGVTFDLLIGGTGADRLSGGGGASDVASYLESGSGVVVDIDNAADDGIGGEGDNVLTDVEIIYGSPFGDTLTGGTANDILSGFGGNDLLVGGTGNDTLVGGAGGDTHSGGAGNDTLDAVDGVFGNDSLNGGTNTDTCTADTSDTKSACEA
- a CDS encoding DUF5701 family protein; translated protein: MPKPTPATSAVLPALPPLNAQAERLIELGVHELAGLPVDELRTFAEAFEATEAPGSGHGVLLAVRPDLVPASALALLLRRDGRPGFVVTDMPDVDRFTPCAIEQPDAPLYLVTGLDRGDHMANWSPEEALPALTKEDRTPLLLTEGIHWVLQQPAVLERNRCFMTIGSRLRKTDGTLDARTPAIWISNGTGRDGGERRNAPKVGWCWWGNRHTWLGFASATSRGVRDL